In one window of Megalopta genalis isolate 19385.01 chromosome 4, iyMegGena1_principal, whole genome shotgun sequence DNA:
- the LOC117223805 gene encoding uncharacterized protein LOC117223805 isoform X2, with translation MHSDRSTIEPAICIHFLLMLLVCLSGCVEGRRCVCTSKACKEAGVDTCKTKFSCYTELILTGDQTLGENATTRGCTEGATPLLCETKSWVTRSKPADNADRSPSAAWIRMPWPRLKCCDSHDYCNADSHVNFSTWTSDKDSAVDPAATTSDYTGSLNGLSSDRNTMGSIQTEPGLTAGGRESDQLLQSRVKPLHVAALVLAIAALISVLAACYVITRFLKANPYTVGSVE, from the exons ATGCATTCCGATCGATCGACCATCGAGCCGGCAATCTGCATACATTTCCTCCTGATGCTCCTAGTTTGTCTGTCGGGCTGCGTGGAAG GCAGGAGATGCGTGTGCACCAGCAAGGCCTGCAAGGAGGCAGGCGTCGACACCTGCAAGACCAAGTTCTCTTGCTACACGGAGCTCATACTCACCGGCGACCAGACGCTCGGCGAGAATGCTACCACCAGGGGGTGCACCGA GGGTGCCACGCCATTGTTGTGCGAGACAAAGTCCTGGGTCACGAGGTCGAAGCCGGCAGACAACGCGGACCGATCGCCGTCGGCAGCCTGGATCCGTATGCCCTGGCCCAGATTGAAGTGTTGCGACAGCCACGACTACTGTAACGCCGACAGCCACGTGAACTTCTCCACGTGGACCAGCGACAAAGACAGCGCCGTGGACCCCGCGGCCACCACTTCAGACTATACCG GCTCGTTGAACGGATTATCCTCCGATCGGAACACAATGGGGTCGATCCAGACCGAGCCGGGGCTGACGGCCGGTGGCCGGGAATCGGATCAGCTTCTTCAGAGCCGCGTGAAGCCGTTGCACGTCGCCGCCCTGGTGCTGGCGATCGCAGCCCTGATATCGGTCCTAGCAGCCTGCTACGTTATTACAAG GTTCCTCAAGGCGAATCCGTACACCGTGGGCAGCGTCGAGTGA
- the LOC117223805 gene encoding uncharacterized protein LOC117223805 isoform X1: MTRVVICSSVVPMAEIHRYEFLSPGPGRLVARPRKSGRPLREGSRSGGAHSVSAEATKLCDRTNVADDGIKIGRRCVCTSKACKEAGVDTCKTKFSCYTELILTGDQTLGENATTRGCTEGATPLLCETKSWVTRSKPADNADRSPSAAWIRMPWPRLKCCDSHDYCNADSHVNFSTWTSDKDSAVDPAATTSDYTGSLNGLSSDRNTMGSIQTEPGLTAGGRESDQLLQSRVKPLHVAALVLAIAALISVLAACYVITRFLKANPYTVGSVE, from the exons ATGACCAGAGTCGTAATATGTTCGAGCGTTGTTCCGATGGCGGAGATACATCGTTACGAATTCCTTTCCCCTGGGCCCGGCCGTCTCGTCGCACGGCCACGGAAAAGTGGACGGCCTCTTCGTGAAGGAAGCCGGTCTGGAGGGGCCCATTCGGTGTCGGCCGAGGCGACAAAGCTATGCGATCGGACAAATGTCGCCGATGACGGAATTAAAATAG GCAGGAGATGCGTGTGCACCAGCAAGGCCTGCAAGGAGGCAGGCGTCGACACCTGCAAGACCAAGTTCTCTTGCTACACGGAGCTCATACTCACCGGCGACCAGACGCTCGGCGAGAATGCTACCACCAGGGGGTGCACCGA GGGTGCCACGCCATTGTTGTGCGAGACAAAGTCCTGGGTCACGAGGTCGAAGCCGGCAGACAACGCGGACCGATCGCCGTCGGCAGCCTGGATCCGTATGCCCTGGCCCAGATTGAAGTGTTGCGACAGCCACGACTACTGTAACGCCGACAGCCACGTGAACTTCTCCACGTGGACCAGCGACAAAGACAGCGCCGTGGACCCCGCGGCCACCACTTCAGACTATACCG GCTCGTTGAACGGATTATCCTCCGATCGGAACACAATGGGGTCGATCCAGACCGAGCCGGGGCTGACGGCCGGTGGCCGGGAATCGGATCAGCTTCTTCAGAGCCGCGTGAAGCCGTTGCACGTCGCCGCCCTGGTGCTGGCGATCGCAGCCCTGATATCGGTCCTAGCAGCCTGCTACGTTATTACAAG GTTCCTCAAGGCGAATCCGTACACCGTGGGCAGCGTCGAGTGA